The genomic region GTACCTAACAAGCTGGCAAACAGAAGGGCTTGTGGAAAACAATTGCACACTGACAACAGCTGCATAGTCTTTTGTTTAGCCAGCTGGTCCGTAAATGCCTTGCATGATATTAATTTTCATATCGCCTCAGAGATTGAAATTATTTTCACAAGTGATACTTAGGAAATATCTTTCCCCTTCAATTAAGAAAACTTGCAGAGGTGCGGTTAGCGGAACTGCTTTGTAAATTTGTGTGAATTTCTTTACGTTATATAACTTGTTTTTACAAGGATGTGAAGTGCTGGGGAAAGCTATCTTCTATTTTGATTTGACCCATTAGTAGGCTTTTGTCTCGTCAGTGAAAGGTCCAGGTATACAAATGTGACGTACTGATGTAAAACAACAGGGGAGGTTTCACAGGCACAATAAGTTCTTTAGCCAGGATGGTGAAAACCACCATGATTTGTAACAACTTTAAAACATTACAccattgaaaaaaatgaatcctTAAAGTCATTCAGCCATCTAATAGGAGTTGCTACGGTGGATTTCAGGCACTTAAATGTAGTCCTGCTCCTTTTATTAAGATGAGAGCGAGAACTGCATGGTTGGGTTTTACTGAAACAAATTTTAGATTTGTGGGACTCAATGGCTTAAGGTTCCTGCTCTGATGTTTTTCTCCCATTATTTTGGCCTTTACGTTAACATTCCACGTTACATCTGTCAAGGCACAGTCCTTGGATAAAGAAGATTAGGACTATGGTCTGAGGCTGCTTCTCTATCCATGTTACCTGTTTTggaaagtttaattgtgcaatgtAAACTCTACTGTTCATTCATTTGAAGCTcgcaaaaacaaccaaaaaaacattACTAGTATGATTTGTGTGTGAATTTTCCAATTGTATTTCAGACTTTAAGAAAGAAAGGCCTTAATGGTTGTGAGAGCCCTGATGCTGACGATTTCTATGAGCACAGTCCAATCTCGGAGGACAGATTCAGCAAACTAAATGAAGATAGTGATTTTATTTTCAAGCGAGGCCCTGTAAGTActttaatttacctttttttttctatgttgaTCCTTTTTGTTAACTTCATTGTATAGGCTCTGAACAAGAAGGAACACAGAGGGTGCGACAGCCCAGATCCAGACAGCTCATATGTGCTTACGCCACAtacagaagaaaaatataaaaaaattaacgAGGAGTTTGATAATATGATGCGGAATCATAAAATCGCAGTGAGTACTGATGTATGGCTTATGCTCTTATCTTGTGCATGAGTTGAATCCACAGTCCTTGTTGTTAGCTTATTATTCAGCGCCACAGCCAAAGATGTAATACCTTAAAAAGTTtacttaaaataaacattttctctATCTTTTTGGAATGTAATGAAGTGGAATTTAAGCAGAGGCATTGAGAGGTGTAATCAAGAGAATGAATTCAgtgtactgtatgcaattctggtgcTTGTCAAGGTGCTATAACTTTTAATgacctgggaaagctgcagtgagtgcTGCAATTATGATTTGTTTAACTTTTACCTCTGGCTCAGTTCTGCTTGAAATTTATGAATGGGCTACCTTTTCTGGGAAGATGAAAATAGCGTCAGGACTAGATAAAGAACTACCGTATTTTCCAGTGTAGAAGTCTTGGTTTTTTCCCAAAATATCATAGGTGCGACTTGTACACCAGTGCAACTTATCTGTTgcatcttttttctctctctctctctctccccaattcATCCGCCACACGCTGTGCGAATCTGCACGTATGCCTCGCCGCCACACACCTCGCTGTCTCTTCAGTTCATGCGCATGTATGCCCTGCCACTACTTACCTCGTACGCATGATCCATCAGCCGCTATCACTGCATTAGTCAAACGGGGGATGGAGAGATGTGTCTTTCCACCGGTGCAACTTATCTACAGATTTTGCCGGCAAAGGTCCTGTTTAGGCAAGGGTGCGACTTATACACCGGTGTGACCTATACACTGGAAAATATAGTAATCATTTTTTCCTAAAAGAAGAATAATTTGGATGCTTTCTCATGTTTGTGAGTCTTTCAACCTAGGAGAAGTTGGCTTAGAAAGTTTGTCGTCATGTTCCCTTTTCAGTTCATCTAAATACAGTGGCGCATGAAGGCTAAAATGTTGGTGTAGGTTTCTTGAAGAGAGTGCTGAGTTTTGGAGAAAGGTTGCTTCCATGTTTCCATTTTCGTGTAATAGGGTGGGAGGGCTGAATCAGTGTATTCAGTCTGATGCAATTATTGATTAAGTATTTACATAATCTAGTAGGTAAAAACTCCTAAGCATACAGTTGTAGTGCAGAATATTATTAGCCAAGTTGATTCTGGAGAAAACCacattctttgcaggttgtgatacctATTATTGGACCAACATGATTAATGTTTTTGAGACCACATagaaacaattttcaaatttaATTGCTCACCTTTCGAAATAGATGCTCAAGGCAagttcctacatttaggaaaagacttagaACATggctatttatgaaagcctttccagacctaaACTGAACTTTAATTCACCATTAACCAATTGCCTAGACTTTTCCTTAACATGGTAATAATTAACTCCACTTCAACAGGGTAATTCACTAATGTTACAAATGCCGTAATTGGCATATTTGTTCTCTCTGTTTAAATTCCTAgcttctttctctgtttccaagttgtgtaactcccttgttttattgtaactgcaatcttttgtcatcacttgtttaatgtttattattattattaattattattttgttccttctccacttgttaattgtaaaccagcatgatgcgatattcatcgcgaatgccggtatagaaaaacctaaaataaataaataaataagtgacatTCAGGTACAGGGTGTAATCTgtttacctgaggcaatagaggatgaAGTATCTTGGTCAAGGTCACAGGGAGTGTCTATGGAAGGAGGAGGATTTGACCCCTGGCTTcgctggttctcagcccactgctctaaccattagactATTCATTCCAAATAACAAGAAGGCTCTAATGAGGTCTTGAAAAGCCATGTACTACCATTTCTGGATTAGTCTTATCTTGGTTCAAAAAGAGAATATCACAAGCTAGAAACCACCTATTTATTAGATGTATTTCTCGCTTATCAAACACTctaaagtgagttacaatagtcaaaacattaaaatatatcaATATTAATAAACACAGAATACTATCTCTAACAACCAACCTCAATAACACATCTTTGTAACTACCTTAGGTGGCAAGTTAATTCTTGAAAATACTTCTTGTATATTGGTTCTGATGCTAATTTGTAAAGCTCACATATTTATATCATTTTTGCAATTATAGGTGTAGCAAAACtgcccattcacacacccatagCTCTGGATGTTGTAGCATTGTATGCAGTccctgtattttttattttgcataaaaTCATACAAAACATTGCATTTAGGTACTCGGAAGGCAAAAATAAACATGCAATGAAGATAATCTTGCTTGAGTTGTATTTCTCAAATGCGTATTTTGCAGCCATGGTGTGAAATAAATTATCAGTTGCTCATAGGTACATCTTCAAGCTGACCAATACCACTAGATAGCCAAAGATTTAAAAGAAGCAGACTagaaaaagatttgaataaaCCCCTTATCCCAGCTTTTAATAGCTTAGTCTTTTACAGTTAGATATTATACAGCAATGGACAGCAGTTGAATGAAACGGCAAATACTTAAAATATGTTGTGCACTTCTATCCTTTCCATTATTCTTACAAAGAGTGTAGAAAATTATTCACCGTTCTTTATCACATCAACTTATGTGGAAGTTTGAAACAGAATTCTATAAAAGAGGCACCATGGAAAATGGCAAAGAAAAGTTAATGACTAAAAGTCATTAATTACCGTGTGATAATTCAGTGACCTTGCTTACATATTGGTGGTAAAactcaaaattattaaaaataactTGCAGATTCAGTGGAATGATAGCCTTTGTttcatagaaaaataaaacaaaaaatcttatAGATTTAATTCAGAAGAATATGGTCCTGATGCTAAAAACGTGCATGCAGTGGCTTATAGACTGCTCCAAATTCCTGTCAACATCATGCAGGTGTCCACGGGCACCTTCACTGCTGTACATGGGTCTAGAATATCTTCAGCTGGAGatggtctctttatttatttattttatttcagatttttatataccggcattcgagacagaagtcacatcgtgctggttcacataaaacaggggtgcatagtaaacataactataacaatggtgttgaaaaggcagttacatataacagggtaataagaacttggctgagaaggaagagaaaggaaaggttattaaattcacacaggtaaacgatagaagataaggatgaccatggtgtatttggagattagttaaccgagttggagattagttaaccatgttggagattagttaaccatggtatagttggagataaggggtggcttggaggtgttctatcaattggcgtccgggaaagcttgtgtgaatatccaggtctttagtctttttttgaaagttgagatgcatggttctgttctgagatttgaggggatggagttccataaaggtggaatggctgtagagaaagcccggtctcttagtgtgcagtgtctggtggatttggacggaggtacctgtagcgatcccctgtatgcatctcttgtcgtcTCTTGTCCACGACTGCCTTTTTCAGTTTGAAATTATGGCAAAAACATAGGTCTTATCTGTGACTGAGAAAGCACAAATGATGGAATGCCGTTAGAATGTCACTGATGCTGAAAATGGAGTTTTGTTTAGCaatcagggacagtaactttgataCTGGCGCGGGCCaaaggacacggccattttataacccatgcatgatataaaatagactgtgtgcgcccaatttttacaggcacatatgcctctaccgtgtaagtggtgGTGTTTTAGTAGACTCgtgccgacacaattaccagtttccccagtttgcccaggctaAGGATAGGACATCCTAACCCCTCTAGTTAATTAACCTCTTttacccagttagccccgacccttaaagccccgctgactagcctagttttttttaattttaggatttctgctatggatggcatgtaaagtTATACGGTAGGGCGCCTCAGTGCGTGcttgtgcgcgtaagtatttacgtgctggtttcattcataaatcctggaatgcgcgtgtaccaggagatgcgggcgccttttaaaatccgcacagcGTGCACCAGCCCAACCTCTGCGCGTATCTCTCGGCTTTGGcacgcgccaggcttttaaaattcaccctaaaGTTCTATAAATTGTTGTAGGTACATTTGAAAGTGTCATAATTCTTGTCTTTAGGTTAGCAGTGACTTGGTTTACAATTCATTTTGCACACTAAGGAAGATTGTCACTGTTGGTTGCTTAGATCTGTGGTGTTCACGTCCAGTCCTCAAGAGACACAAAATAGGTCATGTTTTTAggctatgaatatgcatgagagagatttgcatgcacactaccTCAGTTGTATGCAGATGTATCTTTTGCTCTTGCTGAGTTTTGTTTATAGTTCTGTGCATGTTTATATTGGATTTCTGATGCTTTGAACCTACACTTCTAATGGTAATTTCATTTAGAAAGATGCTGGCTTTTCCTGAGGCCTTTTTatgctttgggtgaatttcctattCACAACACAGAGTAATATATCCAGATGATAAATTCAATCCGTGTTCTAGTTCCTAGGTTGGAGGGCTTTCCCCTCAGAATGTCTAGTTCTGAAGCATATTTTACAGTGAACATTCTCATCTGTTTTTGAACGAGTCTTCCTCTGTTGGAAGCATATACCGGTATTTTGCTAAATGTCTGACTTATTCAGATTTATAGCATTTCAGTCTTTAGGTTATTTAATTTAGGCTCCCAAATAATgctcctttaaaataaattgactTTAACTGTTCACTTTTTGCCAGCTCGACAGTTGTACTTTCATGGCAAGAATATTgaatttttcagttttatgcAAAGTGCATCTTGCTTCTTGGTAGCAGAAAGCAAATGTTCATGAGCTGCTGCTTTACCGCAGCAcccttttgtggattaaggtaCCCCGATTCCACTACAGAATGCAGACAGTTTTTATATTGGCCAATTTTTTAAATACTTATAAAATTTTGATATTTATTGCTGTAAATACCAAAATATACTGGGCTAGGAATTAACCCTTTATTGACCAAAAATCTTCCTGATATGTATCCTGTGAGCTAGGCCACTTTCTGTTAGGGAGGGGATCTTGCTGTTTGTGTACAGACAAAATTCTGTAGCCtaatcccctttccctctccatcACTAAATCCTAAACAAACAATATTTTGAGAACAAGACTGTGCATTGACCACTTTGTTGGTATTTCCAGTCTATTTGTAATTAATGCCATTTTATCTGTTCTGTTTTCAGCCTGGTTTGCCGCCCCAGAACTTTTCAATGTCCGTTACGGTTCCAGTGTCCAACCCCAATGTTCTGTCCTACAGTAATCCAGGGAACTCCCTTGTAACCTCTTCACTGGTGGCCAGCACATCTTTAACAGACACAAGCATGCTTTCCCCACCGCAAGCCACACTGCATCGTAATGTGGTTTCCCCTGGTGTCCCTCATCGACCTCCAAGCACTGGCAATGCAGGTAAGAGACGTATAAAAAATGATTTCCTCTTCAAAAGACTATACAAGGACCAGACCAGTAAGATCTGGGTTTAACTCTTGGCTAGGTCGACCAAAGTTGAAGATGccacagaggcagcattcacaacctCAGGGAAGGGGAATAGGAGGGGAGGGACAGGGTGTCAGTTATTGTACAGCAGTCACACCTAGCAGCCAGATTTAGCGCCCATTATTGCTTGGTTCTAGAAGGAGCTTTGGTGCATGGTTTCCGGCTAGTGACAACCACTGCAATGCTGGATTAACCTAAGTTGGGAGAGAGAAAATGGTGGAAAAAAATCCCTAGGAATTTGCAAATGAATGTTCATGACATTATATTCCAGCTCTGGTTTTTACTGATCTGGAAGAGGCCAGGTCCAAAAAAAGACTAATCAGGGCTTTGGAATATTACCAGTAAGTGTTGCCCAGTGAATGTGCCAAATATTTCTTATGCTATTTGCCACCAACAGAGGCTTGTTCTACCATGAGGTGGCCACCTCAGGTGGCAAAGTTTTGGAGCAGCAAaaaatgcctcccccccccccccccccccccaaaaaaaaaagaaaatcctctcctgctgtgcagctGTCTTACCCTGCATTCAGGCCCAACATTGACACAATTGTGATGAAGTGCCCATGAGGCCCCCACCCCCTGCGGGCAAGAAAGAGAAACCCGCGATGGCGCAGTTTTGATAACAGAAAACACCATAGTGATGCGGGTTTGACACATCCGTGGAAGGTTGGGAATCCTGCAGGCAGGAAAAAAGGAACCGTGGCAGGGTGGTTTTGATGATATGTCCACCCCCAAGGGCAGGAAGAAGAGCTccggaggggaagggggaggcaagGTGAGTAATGTCagtggaagaggaagggaaggatttATGAGAACGTCTTCCCTCTCCTCTTagctcctctccccttccctcacactTTCCTCCTCTCCATTCTCactgagaggagaaaggagctgaactgagtgagtgaaagggagagggggaaagcGAATgacagggaaggaaagggggttgTGAGGGGAAGTGTCCATGAGAGGGAAGGCATGGGAAGCAGAGAGGTGGCAAGAATGTGTGGGGAAGGGAATATGCATGGGAGACAGTACAGGGCCACTAGAAGACGTAAGTGgaagataaagaaagaaagaggtaGGACTGCAACAATTACGGCTCCTTGTTCTTCCCGCCCAGTATAGGAAGCTGTGTCACGTGGGGGGAAGAACGAGGCATAATTAGTTAAGTATTGatttttggaaacttttaaaaatgttatgagtttaattattgaatgctctctttgtcagctgttttgaaatatttttattagtatgtttttactgtgatctatatttcttgattatatttgttttgaggaatgacatttttgttttcagcACAATGTGTATCACTCAGTACAATATAGCTCATTAAATCAGTATAAAAAGTGGACACACTCGGTTGTGATTCAGTGGCTGAGAATGGCTTAATACCAGCTGAAAACTTTGATTTTTAATGACTTGATCGCAGCCAAAAACTTTGAGTCGGAGATCAATCATCATGTTCCATGTAATGGCGCTAAACTGTGTGGGTTTTTTTAGGGATTTTTAGTATGCAAGTAAAAACCTATCTTAATAGCTTACCAAGACATCAGATGCAAAATACGAGAAGATGGGGCTGAGGGGAAGGTGTTCTGTGCTAGCGTGTAGATTCTGTATAGGGGTCTGTAGCAGCCCGACTTGTTATGtgttcctaataggagatgtattggtgttttagggcttggtgtaactTTTGCAGTGTGTTTCCATAGGTTGCATTCTTACTGTTTGAGGAGGTTTACTTACATTGTAACTTGTAATTcggtttactcatggctttctgagggccaagctcacacctgactcactttacaataggcctatcCATTTGGGTTCCAAATGGCcttgttttttgcagggttttctgattagCATCAcagtaatgcatgtaaatataaaatacctgttaaaatgatttttttttacctcagaagaccgTACTTTTTCATGTAAGAtctgttataaatgtataatcTCTAAttatttgtgtgtggggggaaggCCAGGAAAGCTGGCGTGGAGGTGAGCGCCAGTCTGCCCAATAGTTTTGCAGCGGCTCGGAGAGCATGCTTCACACGGACACAGAcaattcacccatctcccacatccCCAGGGGAGAaatgttggggaagggaggggggcaggTGATGGAGTTCATGGGAGTGTTATATCACTGGCACTCTCTCTGCCGCTCCTCTGGGAACCACGAGCATGCCACCTCCTCCCTTGCTCAGCATTTCAAATTGCAAAAAGGGGTAGACTCTGAGGACCCCCCCACCCTCTTGCTGATTTGACCTGCGCTGTTCGTTGGGAGGAGGGATGGGCACCATCTTTTtctttgcctcaggcagcaggttgccttgagctgcccctggcctccaaaaaaaaaattaaaaaatttagtTTGGTTGCTTTTTGTATCAAATATCCAGTAGTTGTGCGCGTAAATGCTATTTTTCCATGCATAACATTTAGTTGTCTTATGCACATAGTATTTTACAAGTATTAGATTTTATGTGCACCAACTTCCAAAGACAGATTGAATGaattcctgaccctcactcaccCATCTTTACTCTCACCCCACAatacctcccctccctctctccttctcatcaTCATCCATGTCTTCCTCACTCCATTTCTGATCTTCTGCTGGCCATGCCTGGTGCAATATAGCAGGAGTGCAAATGAGCAGCCTAACACTATCTCcataaaactccccccccccccccccgtgctgccGTGATGCCATCAGAGTCAGGCACCCACTTGACCACCTCCTAAAAAATCGCGGCCTTGCAAGGACTCTGGTCACTTTCTGCTCCacggctgatgatgtcatcaggcacaGACAGCCACAGAGCAGGAAGAGAGACTGAGACGCTGCCATACCTGCACGGAGTGAGTGACCAGCCTCGCAGCAGAGGTAGTGGCCACagccaggagagagaggaggcgcTGGGCCAAAAGCGTCACTTTTGCCATTCCTGTTGATATGGCTCTGCAGCCCTCTCGCTTCCGATGCCTGCCAATTAGGGGGAAAATCAGTCTAAACCAAAAAGAAGGTCCCTCGATATGTTAAATGAAGCTCTCCCTAACCAGTGGTCTGGAGAATGAGGAAAAGAaatagagaagagagaaaaatatgTAAAACTTCCTCACTGTCAACCctcaacacacacatacaaaagagAGCtactttagaaaaagtttaataAAGGTTGCCTTCTTACTCCCTGGCAAACTTTGAAAATTGTAATTTTGCTGTAAATAGGCACTGCTGCTTTCATTATAATAACAAAAATAGAGTATGAACAATATTTCAGCAAGAGCTCTTTCAGTGCATATTTAGCAGAACAATCTCGCTGACTATATATTGCTAGAGCAGAGAAGCTTGTATAACCTGAAATGCGGGACAATGAACTTTGCTTGATGTGAGAATTTTGCACGAATATATCAGGATTTTGGTTTGCTCCTCAGTCCCATGTGCTCTTCTCTTCATCTGGTCTGCCTGATTTTATAGAATGTAGTATCTTTTTGATTACTCTCCTTTAATCAAAAGATATTAGGCTGaggtacaaaaatatatatacaagcAATGAACCCAaattaacaaaactgaaataaaattgcTCCCTATTCCACATCCAAACAGTACTGCATATAATTGATACATTAAAATAATCTTAAGGACACTGTCCAGAAGCTTGAAAGACAGTCCACTTTTGGCCACCTTCCGAAATGTCACAAAAGTAAAATGATCCCTTCAGTCTTGTGGGATAGCAGACCACAGCATAAAGGTAGCAAAACTAAATGCTTGATGCCTTGTTGCTAAAGACGGCAGTACCTAAAGATTTTGTTAGGAAGAGCTAAGCTGCTTAGTGGAATTGTAATAGCTTAGTGTATCAGCTAAATTATTTAGGTCCCCCTCTACGTAAATATTTAGATGTTAAGACGTAGGGAGCCTGATATTCAAATACTActcagctggataaattggacttAAATAGAGAGCTGGATAAGTTGTGGGTGActctgattaacttaactggataagttagatctgccatGGAGCAgctctaacttaggcctggatgcATGAATACCACCGGGCTCCTTGAATCGCGCGGTgcaggggggcaggcctgcgaaagccggcagcgatcgcacctctgcggtgcgattgctgccgactttcgcacccaatagcgccatcataaaaggtggtgctattgggcatgaaatcggcagcgaaaagggttcttaccttttcgctgtccgcgatgtCTTCGTGGCTTCCGCCCCGACTCCTGGTCCTCACACCGCCCCGACTCCAcacccatttagtgatcgcacgctgTTGCTTTGGAAAACGTCCCCCTTAGCCTGATAAAATTTATTCTGCTAAGTAGCCCTAAATacagagatattcagcagcataaccgtgctgttgaatatcccatgtaagttaacCATAAGAgtcttgtctggctaacttacctacaaacaggccgatacagtaaggagcggtagggagagctgcgttagtgccgggcgcacccgcgtttgccgcacgcacagtccggctcacctaccgctcgatactgtatttaaatagcttgcaaatgcaagctgcgtccaagaagcgtccgtgaagcgttaggcccgcgcaacccattttactgtataggcgctttatacagcgcctatacagatACCTGATAGATTGCTATGAATATTGAGgccattattttaaatttaagacAACCATCAACAGGAAGCCAGTATAACTGCAGCAGTACTGGAGTAATGTGATTACTTCTACAGCCACAGACTAGTGGTCTGGTTGCTGTGTTCTGTAATAACTGAAGATATTTAATACCAGTCTGTAGCAAGCCCAAGAAAAGGGAATTGCCTAATCCAGTTTGCTAGTTATAAATGTGAATAATTGTCACTAGATTTGAATGATCAAAGAGGGTGTGGTCAACGGATCAATCAGAAATGACCAAACATACCATGAGCCACAGTTGATATCTGTGGGGATATAGTCAAGCAATCTTCCAAATTTATCCCCCAACTAGTCGGCAGTAGCATTGCCTTAAGGCTAGGTCCAGAAATCTTTGAAAACCATAGAAATGGTTGAATTGCTGGAGCCAAAGATGTAAAAACATGTTCCATATCTCTTTCATCACACTGGTTTATCCAACATTTAAAATACTTTGTATTTGTAAACATAATCCTGACATTAATTGCTTGACCTTTGGTCCACAGATCCTGTATTCTTTGTCTTTAGGATACAGAATAAATTTCATAGTGAAAGGGATTCCGTCTTTTAATCTAAGTTAGTACGCCTTTCACTAAGAACTTTACTCTCGTAACTAGTTTTTGATCTAAGACACAGCAAAGTGTGCTTATGAACTGCATACACATAGGCCCAGTGTTTGCAGCAGCATTAAAGTTTCATGAGTTTAAATCCATACTGTAGGTAAATCTAAACGCACATTGCAGCTGTTTTTTAGTCAAAATTGCCACCTGTGCATAGAACATTAATTAGCAAAggtctgcattattttaaaatacaatttatgtGATGAATGTGTTAAAATAAAGCTGCATAAGAATGCATGAGAGATTACAGTGGACACCACAGTGCTTGTATGTATGTAGAATCCATGGGATGAACCACTTTTCATACTGTAATACAGTTTTAAGATCAAATTGAACAAAGACttaagtaacatagtaatgagggcagaaaaagaccaaatgctccAGCCAGTTTGTCCATCAAGTTTCAGAtggtagtaaccgccactccgtacaggttacccctatCTCTCTGTTTAACGGTAGTAACTGTGCTAGTTACCCCCAAGCcctatgttaagggtagtaatatttacaatcaggcAATGcagcttgaacatgctttgcttttggtcttaaccgtagaagcagtcctatgctttttttttttcctgatgtctgcgtatcagtatcccagtCTGTCGTCTgactccaattcccctttttctgcCTGCCCTCAAaatggagagcgatgttgcagctGCTcctaaaagcatcaaggctaatcagTTAATGCTAGTAATCCCTATGTCTTTCAATTAAGAGTaggaactgccactccatgcaggttcctGCCAGGcacccttttcctcatttccaacctctaacccccaaggatccacagtgtttctccCATGCCCTCTTGATTGTATGCATTAGCAGTATTCTATAATGTAGAATCATTTTAAGCAGAAAGTTTTCCTAATGAAAGCCATTCATCTTTGTTCAATTGTTAGGTGGAATTTTGGGTACCACAGACCTCTCTGTGCCAAATGGAGCTGGCACCAGTCCAGTGGGTAAGTACATAATGCTATTTGTTTTAAGTTACAGCTTGTGATTTTGAAAATCCTGTGTTCATGTGATTAAAATAATTCCAGATAAGGATGTCTGACACTCTTAAGAAAGCAAGTTATATACAGGTTTTGACTGTAGAG from Rhinatrema bivittatum chromosome 13, aRhiBiv1.1, whole genome shotgun sequence harbors:
- the MEF2A gene encoding myocyte-specific enhancer factor 2A isoform X7, producing MGRKKIQITRIVDERNRQVTFTKRKFGLMKKAYELSVLCDCEIALIIFNSSNKLFQYASTDMDKVLLKYTEYNEPHESRTNSDIVEALNKKEHRGCDSPDPDSSYVLTPHTEEKYKKINEEFDNMMRNHKIAPGLPPQNFSMSVTVPVSNPNVLSYSNPGNSLVTSSLVASTSLTDTSMLSPPQATLHRNVVSPGVPHRPPSTGNAGGILGTTDLSVPNGAGTSPVAMDLRPRIMHTRALSRIPYDGF